The stretch of DNA agttttgttgctccgaagagtgctacctgatctggaattccagacaagtgttaatttcacgaagtctgagatctgtttgccatatgcatttttgccatgattgtttgaacctgttaatggatgaattggccgtagctcagtgctagacttttgttaagcatcttgaatgcatcccttccatgtattttgttgtcatgtttgggtgctgtaacatgttcatatcattgcatttagatggctacttgctgtaaatcgcagaccggtgtcatatttgaatcgcttgccatttccaaaccgtaactccgattccggtgttctttatatcgttttcaagcgatttcatctcatatttccagtggcacacttggatttccaagttgaggctaggttcatgcattccctgtcatatcttgcatatgcatcccgcatcgcatcccgcatagcatatcatcttggcatcatattgtttgatccttgcacgtggttgattgtgtccttgttgcttgcttgtcttgtttgggtagatccgggagacgagttcgctaacgagaagcccgttgagtttgctttcgaggatccagttaactctgacaactgtgcaggcaagatgatcataccctcgagatcactactatctttgctatgctagattgctcgctcttttgctatgccatttctacgatgcctaccacttgctttcaagcctcccaaattgccatgtcaaacctctaacccaccatgtcctagcaaaccgttgattggctatgttaccgctttgctcagcccctcttatagcgttgctagttgcaggtgaagattggaggccgttccttgctggaacatttatttacttgttgggatatcattatattatcttgttatcttaatgcatctatatacttggtaaagggtggaaggctcggcctctcgcctagtgtttttttccactcttgccgccctagtttccgtcatatcggtgttatgttcccggattttgcgttccttacgcggttgggttataatgggaaccccttgatagttcgccttgattaaagcttttccagcaatgcccaaccttggttttaccattttccacctagcctcttttcccttgggtttccggagcccgagggtcatcttatttaatccccccgggtcagtgctcctctgagtgttggtccgaccgagtagactgcggggccacctcggggcaacttgagggttggttttactcgtaggatgtctcatctgagtgtgccctgagaacgtgatatgtgcagctcctatcaggatttgtcggcacattcgggcggtgttgctggtcttgttttaacctgtcgaagtgtcttgaataaccgagataccgagtctgatcggaacgtcttgggaggaggtctattccttcgttgaccgtgagagcttgtcatgggctaagttgggactcccctgcagggatttgaacttttgaaagccgtgtccgtgattatgggcagatgggaatttgttaatgtccggttgtagataacttgaaccttaacttatttaaaatgaatcaactgagtgtgttaccgtgatggcctcttctcggcggagtccgggaagtggacacggtgttggagtaatgtttgcgcaggttgttctctagtttctcgctcgcgctttgcctcctcttctcgttctcttttgtgaataagttagccaccatattttgctagtcgcttgctgcagctccacatatatttaccttgccttacctataagcttaaatagccttgatcgcgagggtgcgagattgttgagtccccgtggctcacagattactattacaccagatgcaaggcctgatgattccgctccaggagacgtgtttgagctcaagtgggaggtcgacgaggactctcaacgttactatgtttcctttcctgatgatcagtagtggtgcccagttgggggtgatcgggaccgtgtcgcatgttgggttatcttttattttggcaccgtagtcgggccatgagtgtttggatgatgtaatgttatttatgtacttgattgacgtggcgagtgtaagccaactatgttatctccccttttattattatattacatgggatgttgtgaagattgcctaacttgcgacatatgccttcaatgcgattatgcctctaagtcgtgcctcgacacgtgtgagatatagtcgcatcgagggtgttataagttggtatcagagccttccccgaccttaggagccccattgcttgatcgttattagcagccgagttgtgtctataaaaatgttttgagtcatttaggaattatatatcggagagtttaggaattctttttacttcccagtctcctcatcgctctggtaaggcatcctgacgtagagttttgactcttctcttctcaaatttcactaaaaaaaaattttaggatcacgcgggtatcttggaatcgttccgatggttttatgatgagaacattgtcttggtgcctcctgtcaggggtttagtggaagtgtcccggggagttgagctctgaggtgttgtcatcataattttatcgttgcagttctggaatacctgagtttagtacgtcgacatcgaaaatctcttttatgcagttcgttNNNNNNNNNNNNNNNNNNNNNNNNNNNNNNNNNNNNNNNNNNNNNNNNNNNNNNNNNNNNNNNNNNNNNNNNNNNNNNNNNNNNNNNNNNNNNNNNNNNNNNNNNNNNNNNNNNNNNNNNNNNNNNNNNNNNNNNNNNNNNNNNNNNNNNNNNNNNNNNNNNNNNNNNNNNNNNNNNNNNNNNNNNNNNNNNNNNNNNNNNNNNNNNNNNNNNNNNNNNNNNNNNNNNNNNNNNNNNNNNNNNNNNNNNNNNNNNNNNNNNNNNNNNNNNNNNNNNNNNNNNNNNNNNNNNNNNNNNNNNNNNNNNNNNNNNNNNNNNNNNNNNNNNNNNNNNNNNNNNNNNNNNNNNNNNNNNNNNNNNNNNNNNNNNNNNNNNNNNNNNNNNNNNNNNNNNNNNNNNNNNNNNNNNNNNNNNNNNNNNNNNNNNNNNNNNNNNNNNNNNNNNNNNNNNNNNNNNNNNNNNNNNNNNNNNNNNNNNNNNNNNNNNNNNNNNNNNNNNNNNNNNNNNNNNNNNNNNNNNNNNNNNNNNNNNNNNNNNNNNNNNNNNNNNNNNNNNNNNNNNNNNNNNNNNNNNNNNNNNNNNNNNNNNNNNNNNNNNNNNNNNNNNNNNNNNNNNNNNNNNNNNNNNNNNNNNNNNNNNNNNNNNNNNNNNNNNNNNNNNNNNNNNNNNNNNNNNNNNNNNNNNNNNNNNNNNNNNNNNNNNNNNNNNNNNNNNNNNNNNNNNNNNNNNNNNNNNNNNNNNNNNNNNNNNNNNNNNNNNNNNNNNNNNNNNNNNNNNNNNNNNNNNNNNNNNNNNNNNNNNNNNNNNNNNNNNNNNNNNNNNNNNNNNNNNNNNNNNNNNNNNNNNNNNNNNNNNNNNNNNNNNNNNNNNNNNNNNNNNNNNNNNNNNNNNNNNNNNNNNNNNNNNNNNNNNNNNNNNNNNNNNNNNNNNNNNNNNNNNNNNNNNNNNNNNNNNNNNNNNNNNNNNNNNNNNNNNNNNNNNNNNNNNNNNNNNNNNNNNNgccgacaagaaggccgccgaggacgccgctgccgccaccaaagccgcggcctctgcatggcctactggagggtataacTCGTTTATGCCGCTCCTACTGTTTTCTGTTTTAGCCATGCTAGCGTTATACGTAGATCTTTCTGCAATTAGCGTAGTATGTGCTAGCTTGACTGGATACCAGTATGTGTTTATTTGTGTCAATGTCGTGCTAGTGATTTACTCGTGGATTAATTTAATCGAGAAATTGCCTATTTACTCAACACAGTATAGGGAGATTGAATACAAAATACTTCccccgtttctaaatatttgtctttttagagatttcaaatggactatcacatacaaatgtatatagaaatattttagagagtagattcactcattttgcttcgtatgtagtcacttgatgaaatctttagaaagacaaatatttagaaacggaggaaGTGGAACATAGAGACATGCATGGTGGggagggtgcggccaagggggagaggaAATTTTTTTTACTCTATGGATGGACGGCCAAGTATATTTAAGAGTCTGGACGGCCAAGGAGGATAATTGTTAATCCTCTAAAGATTTTAGGGGATTGGTTACGTACATGTTAGAGAAGTAAAAATGAAAATTTACTCCTCTTTAACTTTTTCGGGGATCGATTTAAGATGCTTCAAGGTTTTCAACAGTTgctaatatttccaacagttgctaatcggaaaagtgctaatatttccaacagttGCACGTATAGCCTACGTCCATATCTAGAGTCCTAAAACAACCGGAGTGTTCTGAATTGGGATTTGACGGTGCTCATGATCTCCCTCCTTTAGTTTTTGGACCTGTTGGTGGTGACTGGCTCTTGTCGTGGCTTGACTGTTGCTTGTGCGAGCATGGTCTTCATGTATGTGACATCACAAGTCAAGACCGTGTTATGTAACAAGCAAAGGAGATAAGGACGTGGCCGACAAGATTACAACAGGTGGGAATATCACAACCTGACTGTGCATGAGCCATGTAGCATGCACTCAACATTTAGGATTTGCCCCCAATTGTGCTACAATACACCGATGATACTCTCATCATAGCCCACTCAAACTAATCAGACATCCGCCATGCACATAAAACACATTTTTCAGGACTTCTCCCTTGTGAACGGCCTCGCTTCAAAATCTAAAAAATAACCTTCGTCACCTTGCACACTAACGAGAAGCTAACCCAAACCACACCTTTAACCCCCCAGCTACCCCATTTCCCCCTTTTCCCTAAACCCACTTTTGCCTCCCCTACAAACTCTTCCTCTGCCTTCTAACCCATTATCGCTAAATCCATCAAATACCTCCTTGGACGGTTTGTACGCATGCTAAACATAGGAGCTGGACTTAATTTTTTGCGGGATAACATAGGAGAGACTAATCCTAGTCTCCATTCTAGGCTTGCTAGTTACGTACTCCTTtcgtctcaaaataagtgtctcaacttagTACTAGTTTTAGTATAAAATTATACTAAAATTAAAACACTTATTTTGAAACGAAGAGAGTACTATATGATGGTCTTTCAATTGTCGAAAAAGTTATGAAAATCCATCGAATACCTCCCTGGATGGTGTGCATGCATGCAAAACAACGGGACAGACTAATCCCGCTCTCTTCTGTTCTAGACTTACTTACGTACTAAAACTTGCGCCACGGTCTGGCACTGTAAGATCAAATAtgttgactagagggggtgaattgAAGATTGCGACAAATTCTTCTAAAAGCAAGTTCTTTAAAGAAAAATAGAGTAAGCCAGAAGTAATATAAAGAGTATGGCAAAATACATTACAACTTCTGACAAAACACTACTACTAAGAAGAGAGAAACCAACGTAAGAATGCGGTCAGAACTGAGATAAATACATCATTACAAAGGAAAGGTTGATGACTAAGTAACAATACAAATAGACAAGTCTAACAAAGAGGCATGGACACTACAATAtgctgaaatttgagatgggctctaggcccatatagcaatttctgaaaaatctctaagggcccatgtgggttatatggcactaggtgtagtgggaagtttagtcccaccccgctactggaaggagagttggagtggtttataaaggttgcgggattgagccgagccgagctcacacCTACGCGCTTATTTTTGCCAGTCACTAACGGACGGCTGCGTCTATATAAGTGTGCGGTgtctcctaaccctagccgccacgaacagatccccttgctgctgctgccgccggtgactccatcccgtccgccgcgtacacggtcgacggggtgaggggcgaataggtttttgggcagcgattacgcgactgctcgcttccgatcgtctactttctctacgtccgcgtcgccttcatcatcaccatctccATCGACGCCGAACGTGCCGCCACCGAGAAAACTGaagccgacaagaaggccgccgaggacgccgctgccgccaccaaagccgcggcctctgcatggcctactggagggtataacTCGTTTATCCGCTCCTACTGTTTTCTGTTTTAGCCATGCTAGCGTTATACGTAGATCTTTCGGCAATTAGCGTAGTATGTGCTAGCTTGACTGGATACCAGTATGTGTTTATTTGTGTCAATGTCGTGCTAGTGATTTACTCGTGGATTAATTTAATCGAGAAATTGCCTATTTACTCAACACAGTATAGGGAGATTGAATACAAAATACTTCccccgtttctaaatatttgtctttttagagatttcaaatggactatcacatacaaatgtatatagaaatattttagagagtagattcacttattttgcttcgtatgtagtcacttgttgaaatctttagaaagacaaatatttaggaatggaggaagTGGAACATAGAGACATGCAGGGTGGggagggtgcggccaagggggagaggaATTTTTTTTACTCTATGGATGGACGGTCAAATATATTTAAGAGTCTGGACGGCCAAGGAGGATAATTGTTAATCCTCTAAAGCTTTTAGGGGATTGGTTACGTACATGTTAGAGAAGTAAAAATGAAATTTTACTCCTCTTTAACTTTTTCGGGGATCGATTTAAGATGCTTCAAGGTTTTCAACAATGCATGGTGTTTAGAGAGATGCTTAGTAAAATAGGCTGAGTTTTTCTCAAGCACTAGTGCTTATCTCTACAGAAGGGTACTTAAATTAATCATCTATCCTTTACATATAAGCACGATGCTTAAAAAAATTGGTTTATTTCTCTAGGTACTTCCTAAGCACCTTGTATTGTACAAGGCCTAAGGGCTCCTGTGAGGAAAGATTAAATCTTATATTTCCGAAAAAAGGTTGCCCCCCGCTTTGTATTACAAAGCAACCATCACCGATACAACCAATGATAGGTGCTGAGATGGAAGTAGCACAATCACGCCCAAAAGAAACAAAAGAGAAACTACAAAAAGAAAAAATGCCGACAACGAATAACAGTGAGAGAACAGTGCAATTCATGTAGCTTAGATATTTTTGGTTGAGACATACGGAAACAATATTTACAATGGGAAAAAGGTAAATTTAATAGTAATCCAATTTTCCTTTTTAATATATAAAATTAACAAGTTCAAATTAAATAGCACATTAGTTCGATGTCTGTATAAAGAAATAGATTTTCCCTATTTccaaaaaataaaaccaaaaatgtcaaattaaaataacagagCAGTTCGATGCTCATTAAAACTTTTGATTTTTCTCGTTTCTAAAAAATAACCAATTCATGGTGCAGGTTAGAAAAGTAAAAGTGAAATTTTACTCCTCTTTAGCTTTTTAGGGGATCGGTTTGAGATGCTCCAAGGCTTTGAACAATTCATGGTGTCTAGAGAGATGCTTAGTAAAATAGGCTGAGTTTTTCTCAAGCACTAGTGCTTATCTCTACAGAAGGGGTACCTAATTAATCATCTATCCTTTACATATAAGCACGGTGCTTTTAAAAAACCCGGTTTATTTCTCTAGGTACTTCCTAAGCACCTTGCATTGTACAAGGCATAAGGGCTCCCGTGAGGGAAGATTAAATCTTATATTTTCCTCATGAACATTGATTATATATAGCTTTTAATAGTTCTTATAGATGATCTAACCCAATATGATTGGTGGAGCTATCGGGACTTCAGGCATGTCCACAATCACTAGATCAATAAGAGTTGGACATCCATAACTTTGAACAACATACATTGTGCTTGATGCCTACAACTTGTGTGTATGTGTAGTCGGCCATAACTACCATCCTCACATCCAATCCAATTTTAACACTACTACCCTGACCTTACATGGCGCTCACCTAAGGTAAGAATTTTTGCACTGCTCCTCTGTCTATGTCCAAGCACTATGTTCACAACAAAGAGCACTGGGGATCAACGGCCCGAGAACCACACTTGTGGCTTCACCGTGCCCGCGACGCTCCCATGGGCATTCAGAACCTTGGCTTTTGGTGGAGAAGTGTGTTTACACCATCATAGGTTGACATTGTCGAGATAGATGTCGTGGCGTCAACGGCCAGCCACTCGTCATCGCCTTTCATGTTGCGGATGTCAACACTCCCATCAACATGCTCAATGAGACGGTAGGAGCGGAAGAGAAGCGCAAAGTAGGTGCGCCAAGCGTTGTTGGAAGGGGAGTCGAGCTCGAGGATGACGGGAACATGGTCCTTGATGGGAAGTTCGTTGAGACGGTCGGAGGTGAACGCAAGGACGGTGGTGGAGCTGCCGAGGGAGGAGTTGGATCCCACCATGATGATGGAAACGGCGGCGGCTGGGGGAAGGCTTTAGGGTTTGGCGGCAGCGGCGGCTTGGGAGAAAGCAGCGGCGGCGGCCGCGTGTGAGGGTTAGGGTTTTGGTGCGGCAGCGGCGGCTTGGGAGAAGCGGCGGTGGCGGCGTGGGAGGGTTAGGGTGTGgtgcggcggcggcttggggagCAAGCAGCGGCGCCAGGAGAGAGGAGGCGGCCGCGGCATGAGACGCGGCGGCGGCCTAGGGCAGAAGCGATGGAGATTGGTAGAAAACTGATACCATGTAGAAGACTATAGGATGCAACTCAATTGTATTCATTGGAGTCTGTTACAATATATACAGGTGGTGTCTTGCGTGATAAGCCAACTAACTCTACAATATCTCTAGGAATCAGCTTTACAAGGTTAGAGATAATATGAGAATCAGTCGGTAATAAATACAGAGATATCACGGTTCAACAGAGAAAACAATGATTTTCAAATTGCGACGAATCCGAACAAGAACCGTAGAAAATGGCACTCACTTCGTCCTATTCACACTTGTAGAAAATCCATCCGGAATGTTTCGGCGTGCTCGAGATGAGGCGCAACACCAGCTGCGAGCAATGATCACAGTTGATGACCGGTAGAGGTACGCCGACTAGTTGTTGGGCAATGGCTGAGCCCGGGTGACGGGGGACGGGACGATGTCTGTGGTCGATCGACGCTTGAGATGCAAGCGGCAAGAGAGGACATACGAAGAGGTGGCAGGGGAGCGGTCGAGGTGGATGCATGGTTTGGTTTCCGTCAAATCCCTCCAAAACGTAATGACACGTTGGTTGCGTCGAATCTGATGGTGGCGGCGACTGCCGTAGTTCCGTCAATTTAGGCACCGCCAACGATGAGAACCGACTGAATCGAGGTGGGGGAGGAGCGCGGAAGGTGCTATGGGGAGTCGTCGATGGCTCGTGGTGGACGGCGGAGGCATGTAGGGCGACGCCAGAGTGGATGCGATGCAGGGTGGGGAGGGTGTGGCCAAGGGGGAGAGGAACGTTTTTTACTCCGTGGGTGGACGGCCGAGTATATTTAAAAGTCTGGACGTCCAAGGAGGATAATTGTTACTCCTCGGGATCGGTTAGGTGCAGGTTAGAGAAGTAAAAGTGAAATTTTACTCCTCTTTAGCTTTTTAGGGGATCGATTTGAAATGCTCCAAGGCTTTGAACAACTCATGGTGTCTAGAGAGATGCTTAGTAAAATAGGCTGAGTTTTTCTCAAGCAATAGTGCTTATCTCTACAGAAGGGGTACCTAATTAATTCTCTATCCTTTACATATAAGCACGGTGCTTTTAAAAAAACGGTTTATTTCTCTAGGTACTTCCTAAGCACCTTGCATTGTACAAGGCATAAGGGCTTCCGTGAGGGAAGACTAAATCTTATATTTTCCTCATGAACATTGATTATATATAGCTTTTAATAGTTCTTATAGATGATCTACCCAATATGATTGGTGGAGCTATCGGGACTTCAGGCATGTCCACAATCACTAGATCAATAAGAGTTGGACATCCATAACTTTGAACAACATACATTGTGCTTGATGCCTACAACTTGTGTGTATGTGTAGTCGGCCATAACTACCATCCTTACAGCCAATCCAATTTTAACACTACTACCCTGACCTTACATGGCGCTCACCTAAGGTAAGAATTTTTGCACTACTCCTCTGTCTATGTTCACAACGAAGAGCACTGGGGATCAACGTCCCAAGAACCGTACTTGTGGCTTCACCGTGCCCGCGACGCTCCCATGGGCATTCATAACCTTGGCTTTTGGTGGGGCAGTGTGCCTACACCAGGATAGGTCGACATTATCGAGATAGATGTCGTGGCATGGCACGCTATTGCTGCACATGATCTTGATAGCCTCTCGCTCGGAGGACGTCCCATGGATGTTGATGAACCTCGCGTCGGTTATGGCCACACCACCTTGCTGCAAAGGCAACCAATATAGTTTCAGTCTCAACCAATTGCCCTGAAGATGGAGCGGTCAATGTGTTGGTGACTGAGTTGAGTAGGTTTCCTTACCCGTTCTGGACAGTTTCCATGCGGGCAGTAGAACTGGTCGATGTCGATAGGATGTTGGACTTCAGTCATGTTGAGGTCCCTGAAAATGAATCCGCTCGCTTTGCCTTGCCCTCCCTGCATTCATAACATCACATATGTTATCAGGGGAATTAACAGTggtatatacacacacacacacacacacacacacacacacaccatcaGTTGATATCTATCTTTGAACTGATGCGAGGCACACACATGCACAACATAGAGAAGGCATGTGGATGCTGCTTCAGTGTTACCTGCCACGATTTGATCCTGACGCCGTTGGTCGTATTGAAGAATTTGCAGTTGGATACTGTAATCCTCTCCACCATCGCTGGGCCTTCACCAGCACCTCCAAGGCTTCCCACACTACATGACAAGATAACAAAAGGAAGAAGCTGCTTAGGTTAATGTATGCTACCAATCACTAGAGAAGTTCATCAGCCCTTATGCACTTGGTCAGTAAGACCTGCatatatatatgcatgcatggttgtgCATCTGTACCTGATACCATGACCGGGCCCACACGTGATGTCGGTGACGTTCACATCGGTGGTTCCCGTTATAATCGACACGCAATCATCACCTGCGAGCACTCGTCCAATGTATGTCAGGAGTATTACAATGCACACACACTTGACGTCAAAGTGCAACACACATGAAGCAAAGGATTTTATCAAGGGCTAGCTGTTACTGTACCGGACTGGATGGAGGAAGAGGAGACGCGGACATGGTGGGAGGCCCCAATGGTGATCCCGTCCGTGTTGGGGCTGTCGCCGGGCGCGGAGATGGAGACGTTGTGTACCAGCGCCTGGCTGCACCTGTACACGCTGATGTGCTTGAGGGCGCTGTCCTTGAGACGTATGTTGGTCACCCGCAGGCCGTTGCAGAACGAGAATGACACCAGCTGGGTTCGTTACAATTACATGCACCTGAATTAGTTTTCGCGTGCGTACGTGCAGACATGTCTGTCTAAAGTCTAAACTGAAATGGGTATTTTTGGTTCGGCAGCTGGAAGAGGCGTTGCGTGTGTGCTTACCAT from Triticum urartu cultivar G1812 chromosome 3, Tu2.1, whole genome shotgun sequence encodes:
- the LOC125548125 gene encoding probable polygalacturonase At1g80170, which produces MAFHAAGDGETDDSKAFEETWESACRDSGGANVYVPAGRTFLLRDATFNGPCKSPITMQVDGDIVAPSTLWQLRSSSVLTFHEVDNLTVDGSGQIDGRGAPWWDCHNHKLVSFSFCNGLRVTNIRLKDSALKHISVYRCSQALVHNVSISAPGDSPNTDGITIGASHHVRVSSSSIQSGDDCVSIITGTTDVNVTDITCGPGHGISVGSLGGAGEGPAMVERITVSNCKFFNTTNGVRIKSWQGGQGKASGFIFRDLNMTEVQHPIDIDQFYCPHGNCPERQGGVAITDARFINIHGTSSEREAIKIMCSNSVPCHDIYLDNVDLSWCRHTAPPKAKVMNAHGSVAGTVKPQVRFLGR